The proteins below are encoded in one region of Reichenbachiella sp. 5M10:
- a CDS encoding ARMT1-like domain-containing protein, translating into MLDSYPPIPISPLAFSGMTFRLRYPKILTDILASELFDAAITERLERLKENLDSLIILRIHQGRPFWDDFYHAHEGKSILELPFFDAEVYLFAYILYLVDYERLGVDPFGKIKATDLHKHRAALAPCLKATQNWQSTDYLLQSLQGNKSDLSQLKSAEELNLKLLLDDRQHLIHDFEAATHVDIILDNAGMELFSDLLLVNHLVDHYGHIVKLHLKAAPIFVSDVIYEDIGHLLDTLLENGAGTFAQSLQTKIDKQQIILQFHPFWTSPTHYDQLPDGLITPHALLLAKGDANYRRFFQDRMIPSTQPSAALCSYLTHPTYCIRTLKSDIQTGLAQEQVTALNQTAPDWKVNGNHAVIQMLH; encoded by the coding sequence ATGCTTGATTCTTATCCCCCCATCCCCATTTCACCCCTTGCATTTTCGGGCATGACCTTTCGTCTGCGCTACCCCAAAATCCTGACAGACATACTCGCCAGCGAATTATTCGATGCAGCAATCACCGAAAGACTGGAACGACTCAAAGAAAACCTCGATAGCCTGATCATCTTGCGCATTCATCAGGGACGCCCTTTTTGGGACGATTTCTACCACGCACACGAAGGCAAGAGCATCCTCGAACTGCCCTTTTTCGACGCAGAGGTCTATCTATTTGCCTACATACTCTACCTAGTCGACTATGAGCGCTTAGGCGTTGACCCTTTCGGGAAAATCAAAGCGACTGACCTCCACAAGCATCGCGCAGCACTTGCCCCTTGTCTAAAGGCCACCCAAAACTGGCAAAGCACTGACTACCTTCTCCAAAGCCTACAAGGCAACAAGTCCGACCTCAGCCAATTGAAATCTGCAGAAGAGCTCAACCTCAAGCTCCTACTCGACGACCGACAACACCTCATCCATGATTTCGAAGCAGCAACCCACGTTGACATCATCCTAGACAATGCCGGCATGGAACTGTTCAGTGACTTGTTGCTCGTCAACCACCTCGTAGATCACTACGGTCACATAGTCAAACTCCACCTCAAAGCAGCACCCATCTTCGTGTCAGACGTCATCTACGAGGACATTGGACATTTGCTAGACACCTTGCTCGAAAACGGCGCTGGCACCTTTGCACAGAGCCTCCAAACCAAAATCGACAAACAACAAATCATCCTGCAGTTTCACCCCTTCTGGACGAGTCCCACCCATTACGACCAGCTACCTGATGGACTTATCACCCCCCACGCACTACTGCTAGCCAAAGGAGACGCCAACTACCGTCGCTTCTTTCAAGACCGAATGATCCCGTCGACACAACCTTCCGCCGCACTGTGTAGCTACCTGACGCACCCGACCTACTGCATCCGCACGCTCAAGTCCGACATCCAAACTGGCCTTGCGCAAGAGCAAGTCACTGCTCTCAATCAAACTGCACCTGACTGGAAAGTCAATGGCAACCATGCCGTGATTCAAATGCTGCACTAA
- a CDS encoding TonB-dependent receptor, which produces MTPKHNILSLLIALLMLSLPTLAQPLTQTVRGTVIDQDSKSPAIGASILLVGSDPIRGAITDIQGQFRLDDIPVGRITLQITMMGYETKTLPNILVGSAKEVLLTIPMEESFESLDEVVVTAKKDKSEVLNEMSLVSARTFSVEETGRFAGSFGDPARMVSGFAGVTNSPDGNNDIIVRGNSPKGILWRLEGVEIPNPNHFANDGSTGGPINALNSNMLSDSDFMTGAFAPEYGNALSGVFDMRLKKGNNEQREYTAGISTLGLDFTLEGPFQPGYGGSYLMNYRYSSLALIDKANIIDFGGVPKYQDLSFNIHLPVNGKHSFSVFGLGGISSISTEETVEDSDEIVGKAVMQSNMGTVGLTYNYLIDSRSYLRTTVALSGTLLQNTFDIPEHSNPSDFYRVYDSDYIKSFVRTAATYGYKLNAKHKFELGIINNSQHYNMYQNAYNYDEDLLENVLDDEGNTNRTQAFVTWKARLTQDLTMTSGMHMQHFALNKSYSLEPRAALKWETTPRNSISIGTGLHSRMESASVYLWKFQQADGSYTQPNKSLEVSKAAHFVIGYDQLIGQRTHFKTELYYQYLYDVPVENEPNSTLSMLNISDLYTEIDLVNEGTGRNYGMELTLEQYLHQGFYYIASASLFQSLYTAMDGIERETTFASDYIVNVLGGKEFKIGKVNQQRVLFFNGKFTIMGGKRYTPIDLAASIAQGEEVRQDDKPFSARSSDLFIFNFAIGTRRDKGRTTREFKLDIQNATNNQVVVNQYFVQATNQIEDVTQLALLPTISYSIHF; this is translated from the coding sequence ATGACACCAAAGCACAACATCCTAAGCTTACTGATCGCACTATTGATGCTCAGCCTCCCCACGCTCGCCCAGCCACTGACCCAGACAGTCCGCGGTACAGTCATCGATCAGGACTCCAAATCACCCGCCATAGGCGCCAGCATCCTGCTCGTCGGGTCTGACCCGATTCGAGGTGCCATCACAGACATCCAAGGGCAGTTTCGCCTAGACGACATCCCCGTAGGACGCATCACTCTCCAAATCACCATGATGGGATACGAGACCAAAACATTGCCCAACATCCTCGTCGGATCGGCCAAGGAAGTCCTACTCACCATACCGATGGAAGAATCCTTCGAAAGCCTCGACGAAGTAGTCGTCACCGCCAAAAAGGACAAGTCCGAAGTACTCAACGAGATGTCTCTGGTCAGTGCACGCACTTTCTCTGTCGAAGAAACTGGACGTTTTGCGGGCTCCTTTGGAGACCCTGCCCGGATGGTCTCGGGGTTTGCAGGAGTGACCAACTCCCCCGATGGCAACAACGACATCATCGTTCGGGGCAATTCGCCCAAAGGCATCCTATGGCGTCTCGAAGGAGTCGAAATCCCCAACCCCAACCACTTCGCCAATGACGGCTCGACGGGAGGTCCTATCAACGCCCTCAATAGCAACATGCTCAGTGACTCGGACTTCATGACGGGGGCATTTGCCCCAGAGTATGGCAATGCCCTATCGGGCGTATTCGACATGCGTCTAAAAAAGGGCAACAACGAGCAGCGTGAATACACCGCCGGCATCAGTACGCTGGGGCTGGATTTTACTCTAGAGGGTCCCTTCCAGCCGGGCTATGGAGGCTCCTACCTGATGAACTACCGTTACTCTTCGCTCGCACTCATCGACAAGGCCAACATCATTGATTTCGGAGGGGTACCCAAATACCAAGACCTCTCCTTCAACATCCACCTCCCCGTCAATGGCAAACACAGTTTTTCTGTCTTTGGGCTGGGAGGAATCAGCTCGATCAGTACCGAAGAGACAGTAGAGGACAGTGACGAGATCGTCGGCAAGGCCGTCATGCAAAGCAACATGGGAACAGTAGGCCTCACCTACAACTACCTCATCGATTCACGCTCATACTTGCGTACGACAGTAGCTCTATCTGGGACACTACTCCAAAACACCTTCGATATTCCTGAGCATAGCAATCCGAGTGACTTCTACCGCGTCTATGACTCGGACTACATCAAGTCCTTCGTCCGGACAGCTGCCACCTACGGATACAAACTCAACGCCAAGCACAAATTCGAGCTCGGCATCATCAACAACAGCCAACACTACAACATGTATCAAAATGCCTACAACTACGACGAAGACCTCTTGGAAAATGTACTCGATGACGAAGGAAACACCAACCGCACACAGGCTTTTGTGACTTGGAAAGCTCGCCTAACCCAAGACCTCACGATGACCAGCGGGATGCACATGCAACACTTCGCGCTCAACAAAAGCTACAGCCTCGAACCGAGGGCAGCCTTGAAATGGGAAACCACCCCCCGCAACTCTATCAGTATCGGTACTGGCCTGCATAGCCGCATGGAGAGTGCCTCAGTCTACCTGTGGAAGTTTCAGCAAGCGGATGGCAGCTACACCCAACCCAATAAGTCACTGGAGGTATCCAAAGCAGCGCACTTTGTCATCGGCTATGATCAGCTCATCGGTCAGCGTACCCACTTCAAGACAGAATTGTACTACCAGTACCTCTATGATGTCCCTGTCGAAAACGAGCCCAACAGCACCCTATCAATGCTCAACATCAGCGACCTCTACACCGAGATCGACCTGGTCAACGAAGGCACTGGACGCAACTATGGAATGGAACTGACCCTAGAGCAATACCTCCATCAGGGCTTCTACTACATCGCTTCTGCCTCACTATTTCAGTCGCTGTACACAGCCATGGATGGAATAGAACGTGAGACCACCTTTGCCAGCGACTACATTGTCAATGTCCTGGGCGGAAAAGAATTCAAAATCGGAAAAGTAAACCAACAGCGCGTACTCTTCTTCAACGGGAAGTTTACAATCATGGGAGGCAAACGCTATACGCCGATCGATCTAGCAGCGTCCATTGCCCAAGGCGAAGAGGTACGTCAAGACGACAAGCCCTTCTCCGCACGATCCAGTGACTTATTCATCTTCAACTTCGCCATTGGCACACGGCGCGACAAAGGCCGCACCACACGAGAGTTTAAGCTAGACATACAAAATGCGACCAACAACCAAGTGGTCGTCAACCAGTACTTCGTCCAAGCCACCAACCAAATCGAAGACGTGACCCAACTCGCCCTGCTCCCTACTATCTCGTACTCGATTCATTTCTAA
- a CDS encoding GNAT family N-acetyltransferase yields the protein MLHTIIFDQNHKPTNTEKQEIVDFLHTHLEEYGDPKKDIQKAIEYSVNEHTSFGGFSMLLTDRNQIVGAAVVNKTGMEGYIPENILVYLATHIDHRGKGLGKALMQNIIDTTTGDIALHVGAGNPAQRLYEKMGFTNPYLEMRLKKQPSHSDE from the coding sequence ATGCTACACACAATAATATTTGATCAGAATCACAAGCCAACAAATACCGAAAAACAAGAAATTGTAGATTTTCTCCATACACACCTCGAAGAGTACGGAGACCCGAAAAAAGACATTCAAAAAGCAATTGAGTATTCGGTAAACGAACATACATCCTTCGGAGGGTTCTCCATGCTACTGACCGATAGGAACCAAATCGTAGGAGCGGCTGTGGTCAACAAAACGGGGATGGAAGGTTACATTCCTGAAAACATACTGGTCTACTTGGCTACTCACATAGACCATAGAGGAAAGGGGTTAGGAAAGGCACTGATGCAAAACATCATAGACACGACCACAGGAGATATTGCATTGCATGTCGGAGCTGGAAATCCAGCTCAAAGACTTTACGAAAAAATGGGGTTCACCAATCCGTATTTGGAAATGCGACTCAAAAAGCAACCCTCTCACTCCGATGAATAA
- a CDS encoding STN and carboxypeptidase regulatory-like domain-containing protein, giving the protein MDAIKYLTTVWLLILGLSGAQAQNEPMITLQFDHQPLSEVLKTIDALPQVKLSYNPASLPSDVIVTKNYVNATVDEVLQDLLGKPYEYKRVGDYIIIQKATPKKNKEKEKQTYKFSGDIKDASTGETLTDVTVYEVNTLDATLSDEKGEFELEVSSRADLATIAVSRKNYQDTIIRLSDLQSLKNDVLLTPRQPAQPEAQEESRFSLESKKLVRFFTSRKNRKNTENVKQVEDRFFQFSLVPAIGTNMSMGGQVRHRLSLNLLAGYSYGLHDGFELGGLYNINRSDVSGVQIAGFGNTTGGTAEGFQLAGFINTSKGYTQAAQIAGFTNIVTDSLRGFQLSGFSNISTRLDGAQISGFSNIAKGRMDGFQLAGFSNHSQLIEGVQLTSVINTAHEIDGMQMSGLLNITNTLKGTQFGIINIADTVESGMQIGLINVVKKNGYLEAAVEYGDLFPVGFAIRSGMHKFYNVFSVNTQLENDRLWAYGFGLGTQFTLKNKLFATAEVRAHYLQKWDDSIETFNLLSRCHINLGYQLLDKFSITGGPVLNIYLAEETGEGTGQYGYDIAHNPFYNEIEENIAVQLWIGYEFSIRF; this is encoded by the coding sequence ATGGATGCAATTAAATATTTGACCACTGTCTGGCTATTGATTCTCGGCTTGTCTGGTGCTCAAGCGCAAAACGAACCGATGATTACCCTCCAGTTTGACCACCAACCCTTGAGTGAAGTATTGAAAACCATCGATGCTCTACCTCAAGTCAAACTCTCCTACAATCCGGCTAGCCTACCTTCTGACGTGATAGTCACCAAAAACTACGTCAACGCCACCGTCGATGAGGTCTTGCAGGACCTACTCGGCAAGCCATACGAGTACAAACGCGTCGGAGATTACATCATCATTCAAAAAGCCACTCCCAAAAAAAACAAAGAGAAGGAGAAGCAGACCTACAAGTTTTCGGGAGACATCAAAGACGCCAGCACTGGCGAGACGCTGACTGACGTGACAGTCTATGAAGTCAACACACTAGATGCGACACTCTCCGACGAAAAGGGAGAATTTGAGTTGGAGGTCAGTTCCAGAGCAGACCTAGCTACCATAGCCGTCAGCCGCAAAAACTACCAAGACACCATCATCCGACTCAGCGACCTACAGTCGTTGAAAAATGACGTCCTACTCACTCCCCGCCAACCGGCCCAGCCCGAAGCACAAGAAGAAAGCAGATTCAGCCTAGAGTCCAAAAAGCTCGTTCGCTTCTTCACCAGTCGAAAAAACCGCAAAAACACCGAGAATGTCAAACAAGTAGAAGACCGTTTTTTCCAGTTTTCGCTCGTGCCAGCGATCGGCACCAACATGTCGATGGGTGGACAAGTCAGGCACCGACTATCCCTCAATCTACTGGCCGGCTACTCCTACGGTCTCCATGACGGGTTCGAGCTCGGAGGACTCTACAACATCAACCGCTCCGATGTCTCTGGTGTACAGATCGCAGGATTCGGCAACACGACAGGCGGTACGGCCGAGGGTTTTCAACTCGCAGGCTTCATCAATACCAGCAAAGGCTACACCCAAGCCGCACAGATCGCGGGTTTTACCAATATCGTCACCGACAGTCTACGTGGCTTTCAGCTCTCGGGCTTCTCCAACATCTCCACACGACTCGATGGCGCACAGATATCCGGCTTCTCCAACATCGCCAAGGGACGGATGGATGGATTCCAACTGGCGGGATTTAGCAACCACAGCCAACTCATCGAAGGCGTACAGCTCACCAGTGTCATCAATACAGCTCATGAAATCGACGGCATGCAAATGTCCGGTCTACTCAACATCACCAACACCCTCAAAGGCACCCAGTTTGGCATCATCAACATCGCAGACACCGTCGAATCAGGAATGCAAATCGGCCTCATCAATGTCGTCAAGAAAAACGGCTACCTAGAAGCTGCCGTAGAGTACGGCGACCTATTCCCCGTGGGATTCGCCATACGCTCAGGCATGCACAAGTTCTACAACGTCTTCTCTGTCAATACCCAGCTCGAAAACGACCGCCTATGGGCCTATGGCTTTGGGCTAGGTACTCAGTTCACCCTCAAAAACAAGCTCTTCGCTACTGCCGAAGTACGCGCACACTACCTCCAAAAATGGGACGATTCCATAGAGACCTTCAATCTCTTGTCGAGATGTCACATCAATCTCGGCTACCAGCTCCTTGACAAGTTTTCCATCACAGGTGGACCTGTCCTCAACATCTACCTCGCCGAAGAAACCGGAGAAGGTACAGGACAATATGGCTATGACATAGCACACAACCCCTTCTACAACGAAATCGAAGAAAACATAGCCGTCCAACTCTGGATAGGCTATGAGTTTTCAATTCGGTTTTAG
- a CDS encoding FecR family protein, with protein sequence MSKEKGHIVSEEMLYRYWAGELSESERLQITKWAQESTDHQRQLDEAQIFHLDLKALANLNQQNTHSTDQAWEQFRTKNNIQSSTNKTTPLPTLILRYAAAVLILLTVGWWLYDQPADQIQTATTLDTQELQLSDGSNITLNHHSQLSYPESFDSKERQVALQGEAYFEVTASKEQPFVIDLLYGQVKVVGTAFNIDASHSDRIEVSVDEGIVEVYTTDQSLTLHAGQHAILNAHNKSLTEEPSPSTTTHNFWRTKQLSFQNTRLSDVIIALQDSYAVRIVLDNPQLSNCSITVRFEDESLDNILEVITTTLGLSVTTDQETYTLSGDGCN encoded by the coding sequence ATGAGCAAAGAGAAGGGACATATCGTGAGTGAAGAGATGCTCTACCGCTATTGGGCGGGAGAGTTGAGTGAATCAGAACGCCTGCAGATCACGAAGTGGGCACAGGAATCTACGGATCACCAGCGCCAATTGGACGAAGCGCAGATTTTCCACTTGGACCTCAAGGCCCTAGCCAACCTCAATCAGCAAAACACGCACAGCACAGACCAAGCGTGGGAACAATTCAGAACCAAAAACAATATCCAAAGTAGCACAAACAAAACTACTCCACTGCCTACGCTCATCCTGCGCTATGCCGCAGCGGTACTCATCCTCCTCACTGTCGGATGGTGGCTCTACGACCAGCCGGCAGATCAAATCCAAACTGCTACCACGCTCGACACCCAAGAACTACAGCTCTCAGATGGCTCCAACATCACCCTCAATCACCATTCTCAACTTTCCTATCCAGAAAGTTTTGATTCGAAAGAGCGCCAGGTAGCCCTCCAAGGAGAAGCTTATTTTGAAGTCACAGCCAGCAAAGAACAGCCCTTCGTCATCGATCTGCTCTATGGGCAAGTCAAAGTCGTCGGTACGGCGTTCAACATAGACGCCAGCCACTCAGACCGCATTGAGGTGAGTGTAGACGAAGGTATCGTAGAGGTCTACACGACTGACCAATCCCTCACTCTGCATGCAGGTCAACATGCGATCCTCAATGCCCACAACAAGAGTTTGACCGAAGAACCATCCCCTTCGACAACTACACACAATTTTTGGCGAACCAAGCAACTGAGCTTTCAAAATACACGACTCAGCGACGTGATCATCGCGCTACAGGACAGCTATGCTGTTCGAATCGTACTAGACAATCCACAGCTCTCAAACTGCAGCATCACCGTGCGCTTCGAGGACGAATCTCTGGACAACATCCTAGAGGTGATCACGACCACTTTAGGTTTGAGTGTGACGACCGACCAAGAAACCTACACTCTATCTGGCGATGGATGCAATTAA
- a CDS encoding RNA polymerase sigma-70 factor: MTTHTELHITDLSDERSFERVFKALYQPLIRFAYQYLSDEDLAEEIVQETFTSLWQKAKDIEIKTSIKSYLYGAVRNACLNNLKHQKVVRAHEETVKHQSDAMEEDFLELDELQDKIDRALDQLPEKCREIFEMSRFEEMKYKEIAEQLQISIKTVETQMSRALKVMRTALGQYLVSFLLGLFYWIENNL; this comes from the coding sequence TTGACGACACACACCGAGCTACATATCACCGACTTGAGCGACGAACGAAGTTTTGAACGCGTATTCAAAGCACTGTATCAGCCGCTGATCCGATTTGCTTACCAATACCTCTCGGATGAAGATTTGGCAGAAGAAATCGTCCAAGAAACCTTCACCAGCCTTTGGCAAAAAGCCAAAGACATAGAAATCAAAACTTCCATCAAGTCCTACCTCTATGGTGCAGTGCGCAACGCATGCCTCAATAATCTCAAACATCAAAAAGTCGTACGGGCACACGAAGAAACAGTCAAGCATCAATCAGATGCAATGGAAGAGGATTTTTTGGAGTTGGACGAACTACAAGACAAGATAGACCGAGCACTAGATCAGCTACCGGAGAAGTGTCGTGAAATCTTCGAAATGAGCCGGTTCGAAGAAATGAAATACAAGGAGATCGCAGAGCAGCTACAAATCTCCATCAAAACCGTAGAGACACAAATGAGTCGCGCACTCAAAGTCATGCGAACTGCGTTGGGACAGTACTTAGTCAGCTTCCTGTTGGGGCTGTTTTATTGGATCGAAAATAATTTGTAA